Within the Sporocytophaga myxococcoides DSM 11118 genome, the region CTGACTTTTTAAAGTACGTTCTGGATCTGAACGCCAAAAAGCCTGTGATCATTGCCGGAGATCTGAATGTAGCACATACGGAAAAAGATATAGCCAATGCGAAAAAGAACTATAATAAATCTGCAGGATATACTCAAAGGGAAATAGACGGCTTCAACAGATTACTTGGTTCCGGTTTTTCAGACACCTTCAGGCTGCTTCATCCGGATGAAATCAAATACACCTACTGGAGTAACTTTTTCAATTCACGGGCAAAAAATGTTGGCTGGAGAATAGATTATTTTGTGGTCAGTAATTCATTGATCAGTCAGGTTAAAGAGGCAACGGTGAGCAATGAATTCATGGGTTCAGACCATTGCCCCATTGAGTTGAAGATTGAGATAGTTAAAAGTTGAAAGCTGAAAGCTGTTCCGTTAAATATTTGATAACATTAAGAAAGGCTATAATTTACCTTTACCAACAATAAAAATATTCACTACTATGATTGCAACTATTGTACATGTATATGTAAAACCTGAGTGCGTAGAGGCTTTTATAGCAGCTACCAAACAGAATCATGAGGAATCGGTTAAAGAGGCCGGTAATCTTAG harbors:
- a CDS encoding exodeoxyribonuclease III, which translates into the protein MALLHLVNWNVNGIRSIMKKDFVRDINTLNPDILCLQETKAGVHDVETLCAMLPEYKVYGNASKARKGYSGTAILTKYVPISVTYDMNIEEHDQEGRVITAEYDHFFLVTVYVPNSGEGLKRLDYREKWDADFLKYVLDLNAKKPVIIAGDLNVAHTEKDIANAKKNYNKSAGYTQREIDGFNRLLGSGFSDTFRLLHPDEIKYTYWSNFFNSRAKNVGWRIDYFVVSNSLISQVKEATVSNEFMGSDHCPIELKIEIVKS